The genomic window TACCGCGCGTCGCCGGGCGCAAAGGGCGCAGCGGCTCTGCCGCGAAGCCCTCAAAAAAAGATGTACCGCAACTAAATGCCGGAATGAGGGTTTCGATCAGTAATAACTGACAACTCTCACAGGTCGCGGGGCGCGAGGCCGCAAGGCAACGCGCCCCGCGATTTTTTGCGGGTGCCGCGGCCGCCCTCGGCCGCGGCCCTTGACCTTCGTTCCAACTGCTAGACTGGGCCGGCGAGGGATCCTATGATCCGCCTACTGGCACTGTTCTTCCTGTTCGGTTCCGCGGTTGCCCAAACCGCGCCCAAGACTTCGCTCCCGGCGAAGGTCGACTCCTACCTCGCTCCTTACCTCTCCGGCAACAACTTCTCCGGCGCGGTCCTGATCGCGCAGCGCGGCCGCGTGCTGGTGCGCCAAGGCTACGGCATGGCAAACCGCGAACTGGGCGTCGCCAACACGCCCGAGACGCGCTTCCAGGTCGCGTCCATCTCGAAACCCTTCACGGCCGCCGGCGTGCTGCTGCTGGTCGAGCAGGGCAAGGTGGCGCTCTCCGACCCGGTCGCGAAGTTCGTGCCCGACTTCCCGCACGGCGACCAGATCACCGTCGAGCACCTGCTCACGCACACCTCCGGCATCCCCGACGTCAACGGCGCGCCCAGCTACAACGAGGTCTCGCGCTTCCCGCAGACCCCGGCCTCGCTCATCGCCGTCTTCCGCGACGCGCCGCTCGACTTCCCGCCCGGCACCAAGTACGCCTACAGCAACTCGAACTACAACCTGCTGGCGCGCATCCTCGAAGTGGTCTCCGGGCAGGACTACGGCCGGTACATGCGCGAGCACGTCTTCACGCCGCTCGGCCTGAAGGCGACCGGCCATCCCGCCAACGCCGCCGACCTGATCCCGCTGCATGCCTCGGGCTACACCCCGCGCGGCGCCACCGGCGTCGAGAACCCACCCTACCTCGACTGGACGGTCAAGACCGGCAACGGCTCGCTTTACTCCACGGTCGACGATCTCTACGCCTTTCACAACGCCATGGTCGCCGACAAGCTGCTCTCCCGCGCGACGCGCGAGAAGATCTGGACCGAAGGCAAAGGCAACCGCTACGGATGGTTCGTTCGCCAGCGCGACGGCCGCCTCGTCATCTCGACCAACGGCACCTCGCCCGGCTTCGCGTCGGTGATGGACTACTACCCTGCCGACGACCTCACCGTGATCGTGCTCAGCAACATCTCGGTCACCGCCGTGCAGTCGCCCATCGCCGGCGACCTCGCCGCCATCGCGCGCGGCGAGCAGCGCGAGCCTCCGCAGGTGAAGCCGGTCGCGGTCGCGGAGAAAGACCTCCAGCGTTACGCCGGCGAATACCAGTTCGGCGCCGACTTCTACCGGCCCAATGTCAAAGTCCGGATCCTCGTCCAGGACGGCGCGCTCGTCTTCGACTGGGGAAACGATTTTGTGACGCCCCTGTTTCCCGTCGCGCGCGACGAATTCATGCTGCGCCGCTATTGGGCTCGCATCCTCTTCACCCCCGAGGGCGTCGTCTACCGCGACGACAAGGACTACAAGGCCCCGCGCCTGGCCACTAGCCACTAGCCACTCCCCGCGAGTACGCTGCAAGACGTCGCGGTTCCAGCGTTCTTATGCAGAGAGTTGTCCCGGAGAAGATCATGAAGAGACTCGCGCTCGCCCTATTGCTGCTATGCGCCACGTTCGCCGTGGCCCAGGAACACCCGTCCGTCGCCGCGCAGCCCAACAGCGTCTACGTCGGTGCCGACGGCAAGTTCGAAGCCGACCCCGACACCGCCGTCCTCAGCTTCGGCATCTCGCCGCAGGACGACACCTCCAAGGGCGCCTACGACAAAGCCGCGAAAGCCGCCGAGCAGGTGCGCCAGATCCTGCGCTCCAACGGCATCGACCCCAAATCTGCCGAGATGGGCTTCTTTTCCGTCCAGCCGATGTACGACTGGAAGAGCGGCAAGCAGAAGCTCCTCGGCTACCGCGTCTCCACCAACATCACCGTGAAGCTCAAGCAGAAGGACTGGGAAAAACTCGCGCCGCTCACCGAGCAGTTTGCCGGCATCGAGACGGTCAGCGGCCAGAACCTCGGCTACGAGCTCCAGGAGATAGAAGCGGCCAAGAAGAAGGCCGTGGAAGACGCCTTCATGAAAGCGCGCAACTCCGCCACCGCGGTCACCACCGCCGGCGGCCGCGCGCTCGGCGAGCTGCTCTACGCCACCGTCGACGTCAACGAGCCGGTGCACATCCTGCCGATGCAGGCCCGCGGCGCGATGAAGGCGATGTCCGCCGAGGCCACGCCCGCGCCCACCGAGGGCTTTTCCGCCCAGCGCATCACGGTGACGGCGCACGTCAACGCGCTGTTCGGGATGAAGTAGCCGATACAGGCTGCATGTTCAGCGCAGAGGCGCGGAGCGCGCCGAGGAAGAACGAAGGGCCTCGGCGTCCCCTGCGCCTCGGCGCTGAAGCCTACTTGTAGAGCAGGTACTTCGCGCGCAGCTGGATGAAGGCTTCCAGGCCTTCGCGCCAGTCCTCCGCGATGCGCCGCGGGTCTTGCGCCGCGACGATCGCGGCGTAGACGCGCTGGTTCACCAGGATCTTCGGCAACTCCTCGTGCTTCCAGTCGTTGGGATAGAGCTTCCGCAGCGCGACCGCCAGCTCCACGCCCAGCTCCGGCGAGTCGAGCTCGTTGCGGCTGGTCACGATGAGGTTCACGCCCTGGCAGCGCTCGCCTTTGTATTTCGAATCGTTGGGCGTGAAGCTCACCGGCACGAAGCGCACGCCCGGCAACTGGCGCGCGTTCAGGTAGTCGGTCAGCTCGCGCGCTCGGATCCAGGGCGCGCCCAGGACCTCGAACGGCGTGTCGGTGCCGCGGCCGACCGAGACGTTCGTCCCCTCCACCAGCGCGACCCCAGGATAGAGCGTCGCCTGGTTCGCGCTGCGCAGGTTGGGCGACGGGTTCACCCACGCCACGCCCGTCGAATCGAACCAGTCGCCGCGCTGCCAGCCGCGCATCGGGACGACCGTCAGCTTCGCTCCCAGCTTGCGCTCGCCGTTGTACATCCGCGCCAGCTCACCCAGCGTCATGCCGTGGCGCACCGGCACGTCCACGTAATTGATGAGGCGCTGCGGACCGCCTTCGGCCATCGGCCCCTGCACGAACGAGCCGGTCACCGGGTTCGGGCGGTCGAGCACCACGACCTCCACGCCGGCCTGCGCGGCGGTCTCCATGATGTAGCCGAGCGTGACCTCGTAGCTGTAGAAGCGCGCGCCGGCATCCTGCATGTCGAACACGATGGCGTCGATGTCTCGCAGCAGGTCGGGCGTAATGCGCCCGCGCCGCCCCTTGCGGTACAGGCTGTAGACCATCACGCCGGTCGCCGGGTCGACGGCGTCCGGCACCTCTTCCGTGTCCGCCGTGCCGTAGAGCCCGTGCTCCGGGCTGAAGATGGCCGCCAGCTTGAGGCCCTCGGCGCGCGCCAGGACGTCGACCGTGCGCCGGCCGTCGGCGTCGAGCCCGGTCTGGTTGGTGTAGACCGCGACGCGACGCGGGTTCTTCTTGTCCGGCCGGAGCGCCGCGAAGTTCGTTTCTTCCAGGACGTCGATCCCGGTCTTGACGCTGCCGTTGCGGCTCGCCAGCCGGCGCGCGCCCGCCAGCGTCTCGTTGTAGCCGGTGATGGCCGCGATGCGCGCGCGGTCTTCGTCTTTCACCTCGAGCCTGAGCGCGGCCGCCACCGCGGTCGCCGTGCGCGTCCGCAGCGAGGGCGTGAAGTTCCCCGCCGGGCCGACGCGGTTGATCAAGATGATGATGTACGTCTGCGTGTAGGGGTCGATCCACAGCGACGTCCCGGCCCAGCCGGTGTGGCCGTAGCTGCCGACGGGCAGCAGCTCGCCGCGGTTCGAAGAGAACGGCGAATCGATGTCCCAGCCCAGCCCGCGCAGCACGGTCGCATTCGCCGGCTGCTGCGGCGTCGTCATCTTCTCGATGGTCGCGGGCGCCAGCAGCTTCTTGTCGAGCATCGCCTGGGCGAAGCGCGCCAGGTCGTCGGCGGTCGAGAACAGCCCCGCATGCCCCGCGACTCCGCCCATGCGCCGCGCGGTCGGGTCGTTGACCACGCCGCGCCAGCGCGCGCCGTCGAATTCCGTCGGCGCGATCTGCGGACGCCACTCCGCCGGCGGCAGGAAGCGCGTGCGCTTCATCCCCAGCGGCTGGAAGATGTGCGCGTCGGCGTATTGCGGCAGCGGCATCTTGCTCACGCGCGCCACGATCTCGCCCAGCAGCAGGTACCCGATGTCGCTGTAGACGAAGCGCGCGCCCGGCGGCGACGGCAGCTTTTCCGCGCACGCCAGGCGAATGGCCGTGTCGTAGCCCGACCACTGCGACCGCAGGTCGAGATCGGGCGCCAGGCCGGAGTAGTGCGTGAGCAGCTGCCGGAGGGTGATGTCGTCCTTGCCGTTCGACCCGCACTCCGGGAGGAAGCGCGTCAGCGGGTCGTTGAGCCGGAGCTGGCCGAGTTCCACCATCCGCATGATCGAGGTCGCGGTCGCCAGCGACTTGGTCAGCGACGCCATGTCGAACACGGTGTCGGTGGTCATCGGCTCGGCCGCCGGGCCGAACCAGCGCTTGCCGA from Terriglobales bacterium includes these protein-coding regions:
- a CDS encoding serine hydrolase domain-containing protein, whose protein sequence is MIRLLALFFLFGSAVAQTAPKTSLPAKVDSYLAPYLSGNNFSGAVLIAQRGRVLVRQGYGMANRELGVANTPETRFQVASISKPFTAAGVLLLVEQGKVALSDPVAKFVPDFPHGDQITVEHLLTHTSGIPDVNGAPSYNEVSRFPQTPASLIAVFRDAPLDFPPGTKYAYSNSNYNLLARILEVVSGQDYGRYMREHVFTPLGLKATGHPANAADLIPLHASGYTPRGATGVENPPYLDWTVKTGNGSLYSTVDDLYAFHNAMVADKLLSRATREKIWTEGKGNRYGWFVRQRDGRLVISTNGTSPGFASVMDYYPADDLTVIVLSNISVTAVQSPIAGDLAAIARGEQREPPQVKPVAVAEKDLQRYAGEYQFGADFYRPNVKVRILVQDGALVFDWGNDFVTPLFPVARDEFMLRRYWARILFTPEGVVYRDDKDYKAPRLATSH
- a CDS encoding exo-beta-N-acetylmuramidase NamZ domain-containing protein codes for the protein MTRSQSYRALLFLLLLAAAASSWAAEDDAPKQIAPEKLAAVDAIYQQAIAKGEIAGAVVLVGHDDEIVYRRAFGKRWFGPAAEPMTTDTVFDMASLTKSLATATSIMRMVELGQLRLNDPLTRFLPECGSNGKDDITLRQLLTHYSGLAPDLDLRSQWSGYDTAIRLACAEKLPSPPGARFVYSDIGYLLLGEIVARVSKMPLPQYADAHIFQPLGMKRTRFLPPAEWRPQIAPTEFDGARWRGVVNDPTARRMGGVAGHAGLFSTADDLARFAQAMLDKKLLAPATIEKMTTPQQPANATVLRGLGWDIDSPFSSNRGELLPVGSYGHTGWAGTSLWIDPYTQTYIIILINRVGPAGNFTPSLRTRTATAVAAALRLEVKDEDRARIAAITGYNETLAGARRLASRNGSVKTGIDVLEETNFAALRPDKKNPRRVAVYTNQTGLDADGRRTVDVLARAEGLKLAAIFSPEHGLYGTADTEEVPDAVDPATGVMVYSLYRKGRRGRITPDLLRDIDAIVFDMQDAGARFYSYEVTLGYIMETAAQAGVEVVVLDRPNPVTGSFVQGPMAEGGPQRLINYVDVPVRHGMTLGELARMYNGERKLGAKLTVVPMRGWQRGDWFDSTGVAWVNPSPNLRSANQATLYPGVALVEGTNVSVGRGTDTPFEVLGAPWIRARELTDYLNARQLPGVRFVPVSFTPNDSKYKGERCQGVNLIVTSRNELDSPELGVELAVALRKLYPNDWKHEELPKILVNQRVYAAIVAAQDPRRIAEDWREGLEAFIQLRAKYLLYK
- a CDS encoding SIMPL domain-containing protein; this encodes MQRVVPEKIMKRLALALLLLCATFAVAQEHPSVAAQPNSVYVGADGKFEADPDTAVLSFGISPQDDTSKGAYDKAAKAAEQVRQILRSNGIDPKSAEMGFFSVQPMYDWKSGKQKLLGYRVSTNITVKLKQKDWEKLAPLTEQFAGIETVSGQNLGYELQEIEAAKKKAVEDAFMKARNSATAVTTAGGRALGELLYATVDVNEPVHILPMQARGAMKAMSAEATPAPTEGFSAQRITVTAHVNALFGMK